The following proteins come from a genomic window of Methanobacterium bryantii:
- a CDS encoding thioredoxin family protein gives MNKFFIGLGVILVATAVVLAVFGQSIVTSDQSNVSVNWHTDLNSALQEAKNTNKSIFIDFYGEGCSYCKQLSENTLSDSSVGKKLNQDYVAVKINTNQNPNLSSQYKIYELPTLVILNSNGQEIKRQEGYVSADQLLNWI, from the coding sequence ATGAATAAATTCTTTATTGGTCTTGGAGTTATTCTGGTGGCCACTGCAGTAGTTTTAGCTGTATTTGGACAGTCCATTGTAACTAGTGATCAATCCAACGTTAGTGTAAACTGGCACACTGATTTAAATTCAGCACTTCAAGAAGCCAAAAATACCAATAAATCCATCTTCATAGATTTCTACGGTGAAGGGTGTTCTTACTGTAAGCAGCTTAGTGAAAACACACTTTCGGATTCAAGTGTCGGGAAAAAACTCAACCAGGATTATGTAGCAGTTAAGATTAATACAAATCAGAACCCCAATTTATCATCACAATACAAAATCTACGAACTTCCTACACTGGTCATTCTAAATTCAAATGGCCAGGAAATAAAAAGGCAGGAAGGATATGTATCAGCCGATCAATTGTTAAATTGGATTTAA
- a CDS encoding iron ABC transporter substrate-binding protein has translation MKNYFILIAALFLITASVGGHYLTENGYLSMGGNTTITDMANRTLTVPSPVNHVLATSPTTTIMVYMLAPEKLLAFNYQTTAEEQAYMPDQYKNLPSAGGWYGSQTADYEQYISMNPDVIFDSVSTSDCGSEDAATVATLNARQKQLGSIPDVGVADTSNVTSFSSSIEFLGKVLGKENEAQKLNEFNSKVQKEVKSVVSGISDGEKVTVYYAKGSTGLQTAPSGSAHTQLIELCGGKNVVSAQAGGEGIVSVSLEQVLKWNPDVIITSDSTFYSNVYKNSSWNEITAVKNKRVYLAPQGPFKWFGQPDGANMIIGIPWTAKILYPDKFKNLDLTGEVKEFYSEFYHYDLSDDEVTKLLKGSGMNSSMIS, from the coding sequence ATGAAGAATTATTTTATTTTAATTGCAGCACTATTCTTAATAACAGCATCAGTGGGAGGGCACTATCTAACAGAGAATGGATATCTCTCAATGGGAGGTAACACCACTATAACAGATATGGCTAACAGAACATTGACTGTTCCGTCTCCTGTAAATCATGTACTGGCAACTTCTCCAACTACAACAATCATGGTATATATGCTAGCTCCTGAGAAGCTACTCGCTTTTAATTACCAGACAACAGCTGAAGAACAGGCATACATGCCGGATCAATATAAAAACTTACCATCAGCGGGAGGATGGTACGGATCACAAACTGCTGATTACGAACAATACATATCAATGAACCCTGATGTGATATTTGATAGCGTTTCAACATCTGATTGTGGATCGGAAGATGCGGCTACGGTGGCCACCCTCAACGCAAGACAGAAACAACTAGGTTCAATACCAGATGTTGGTGTGGCTGATACCAGTAATGTTACCTCATTTAGCTCTTCCATTGAGTTCCTCGGAAAAGTACTGGGAAAAGAAAACGAAGCCCAAAAATTAAATGAGTTCAACTCCAAAGTTCAAAAAGAAGTTAAAAGTGTCGTATCCGGTATATCAGACGGTGAAAAAGTAACTGTTTATTATGCCAAAGGTTCTACTGGACTTCAAACCGCTCCCTCAGGCTCTGCACATACACAATTAATTGAGCTTTGTGGTGGAAAAAATGTGGTTAGTGCTCAGGCCGGGGGAGAAGGAATAGTCAGTGTATCCCTAGAACAGGTTTTAAAATGGAATCCTGATGTTATTATAACTTCAGACTCAACATTCTATTCGAATGTTTACAAGAATTCCAGCTGGAATGAAATAACTGCCGTCAAAAATAAAAGAGTGTATCTTGCTCCACAGGGCCCTTTCAAATGGTTTGGCCAACCAGACGGTGCAAATATGATTATTGGAATTCCATGGACTGCTAAAATACTTTACCCAGATAAATTCAAGAATTTAGACTTAACAGGTGAAGTTAAAGAGTTCTATTCTGAATTTTACCATTATGATCTAAGCGATGATGAGGTTACTAAACTCCTGAAAGGGTCTGGAATGAATTCCAGCATGATAAGTTAA
- a CDS encoding cytochrome c biogenesis CcdA family protein gives MNISFLISFFTGAASVISPCVLPLIPIIVGHSILKKKFSQTTAFILGFFLVFTIITTLTVLFTAAINYYLFYFRITAALLLIGVGIFFIIDKNIFKHSYTPKNNNKNTGSFMLGFLTCLAWSPCYGPYIVAIATYSASTGNLLYTTVNMTLFAAGYSLTLLLIGIFASKLNFERLITYSKWIRIGSGTIIFIAGLYLLLNLL, from the coding sequence ATGAATATAAGCTTTTTAATTTCTTTTTTTACAGGTGCAGCATCAGTAATTTCCCCCTGCGTACTGCCACTTATACCAATAATTGTGGGGCATTCCATTCTAAAGAAGAAATTTTCACAAACAACAGCATTCATCCTCGGATTTTTTTTAGTTTTTACAATTATAACCACACTAACTGTTTTATTTACAGCCGCAATAAATTATTATCTATTCTATTTTAGAATAACCGCAGCATTACTTCTAATTGGAGTTGGAATATTTTTTATTATTGACAAAAACATTTTTAAACATTCTTACACCCCTAAAAATAATAACAAAAATACAGGATCATTTATGTTAGGTTTTCTGACCTGTCTTGCATGGTCCCCATGTTACGGCCCATATATAGTCGCTATAGCAACTTACAGCGCATCCACTGGAAACTTACTGTATACTACAGTTAATATGACATTATTTGCAGCAGGATATTCTTTAACATTACTACTTATAGGGATTTTTGCTTCAAAATTGAATTTTGAAAGATTAATCACATACTCCAAATGGATAAGAATAGGATCTGGAACCATAATCTTTATTGCAGGACTTTACCTTCTGTTAAATTTATTATAG